The following proteins are co-located in the Camelina sativa cultivar DH55 chromosome 12, Cs, whole genome shotgun sequence genome:
- the LOC104732073 gene encoding uncharacterized protein LOC104732073 isoform X1 produces the protein MGEDYELEEGEMNCSSESEAVVDLDVDLSYIDKKLQNVLGHFQKDFEVGALNLSGPNICDYGSFLPTYKRSLAVPSCQRNSPENHAVQRFSDNFNGKKFTSLPPTSCKLVSNQDPQNYQTSGSLMAQAPGKKGNAGILGNGLPDHKPVKIRIKMGSEILSQKVIVSKDLRLNGSPNSPPRNSHDDSSRLLPHTSMEKTSESPSRILQEMTAIPFPEDLLMSPLPDSLLLVKEKGKQYTLSDNQPVLKTGKEPSIQTKNKFSDVLLCEETPSGRRRKADCVTATTWNETSSTGEMKKQKVFSTGQLAWEKSTSGLGAASSNIDGPTIKSNLQEDIKKDGESDPKLAFARSNKVKVVGVHAVKEKKTCLTKLRQKNTKNSSGDKFISKMPFKDAAYIGHNSMDVGFDFAVAPASTSLHLDNWAQCDSCKTWRLLPLGLNTEKLPDKWLCSMQTWLPRMNHCGVSEEETTKAILHFHAGEAHGPETGVKLLSGSSNADKSYQPLTSGSLPNPVEKKFNMKDFSSGLPRNILVDAATPMKSSAHVLKIKNLKLSGETPNATQISTDFGVSHDFVQDKVDQKAKWRSAGTDCQIKTKKKKEGDKQESDGSKHITTGVGNKLARDMKVEEIHWNQDPEWTPAERKTKRPDNDFHTLDVERDTKKRLLASKSKPDHKRQLPTASGSLCTKAHGRINTPVRKVRLVGSKQGSDGNNLKLFADSDEKEPSMVKATINRISVQESKACQRNELFQADGSQEHRNADASCKYFSGGSGQISGVETSSSSKVVGSHKSGRMYVEEVKASPLGSVSSSPERSSCPTNRASAAESLPRKKQNMKYGDAGSRFFHDRKPLSQEANCEILSTTHPKNRKQPKPEVCKRNPKFGDLPCTSMKSVLKNRAGINKIGDIAHETMDNRSCHAANDILQEAEKLKKLANCLESSGFEYEYKETKFKASLKFLFGASLLEMCSTDNVEGVTMSHVEAYHTAAKLSESCAHQYETRQEMAAAVLAYKCSEVACMRLVYGRSLGLSGEWNELQKMVQMTPQGESPSSSASDVDSFNHQGVIDKSAKTKRGLSHVAGNLLTVARSQLNFLPLLDFTESMNLAMEASAKTQNAFKAVTVTLEETKHGDCIAAIKKVVDFSFHDVEALIKMIEVALDALNSSRFGGPKC, from the exons ATGGGAGAGGATTATGAACTTGAAGAAGGAGAGATGAATTGTTCTTCTGAATCAGAAGCCGTTGTTGATCTTGACGTTGATCTCTCCTACATT GACAAGAAGCTACAGAATGTACTTGGCCACTTCcaaaaagattttgaagttGGAGCCCTTAACCTGTCTG GTCCAAATATCTGTGACTATGGATCATTTTTGCCCACTTACAAACGTTCGCTTGCTGTACCATCATGTCAAAGGAATTCCCCAGAGAATCATGCCGTCCAAAGATTTTCTGATAATTTTAACGGAAAG AAGTTTACGTCACTGCCTCCTACATCTTGTAAACTAGTAAGTAATCAGGATCCTCAGAACTATCAAACTTCAGGATCTCTTATGGCCCAAGCTCCTGGTAAAAAAGGAAATGCAGGAATACTGGGCAATGGTTTGCCTGATCATAAGCCAGTTAAGATTCGGATCAAAATGGGCTCTGAAATCTTGTCCCAAAAGGTTATAGTTTCCAAGGATCTTCGTCTCAATGGTTCTCCAAATTCACCACCACGAAACAGCCATGATGATAGTAGCAGACTGCTACCACATACATCTATGGAGAAGACAAGTGAATCTCCTTCCCGCATTCTACAG GAAATGACTGCCATTCCTTTCCCAGAGGATCTACTGATGTCGCCTCTTCCTGATAGTCTGCTTCTTGTGAAAGAGAAGGGGAAGCAATATACTTTATCAGACAACCAACCTGTGCTTAAGACAGGAAAGGAACCTTCTATTCAGACAAAGAACAAGTTTTCGGATGTTTTACTTTGTGAGGAAACTCCAAGTGGAAGGAGAAGGAAAGCTGACTGCGTTACTGCTACCACTTGGAATGAGACTTCATCAACTGGTGAGATGAAAAAGCAAAAAGTTTTTTCCACTGGTCAGCTGGCCTGGGAGAAGTCAACTTCTGGTTTAGGTGCGGCAAGTTCTAATATTGATGGGCCTACAATAAAAAGTAACTTGCAGGAAGATATTAAAAAAGATGGTGAAAGTGATCCCAAACTTGCATTTGCTAGATCAAACAAAGTAAAGGTTGTTGGGGTGCATGCtgtgaaggagaaaaagacaTGTTTGACAAAGTTGCGAcagaaaaatactaaaaatagttCTGGtgataaatttatatcaaaGATGCCTTTCAAAGATGCTGCATATATAGGTCACAATAGTATGGACGTTGGGTTTGATTTCGCGGTTGCACCTGCTTCCACTAGTCTTCACCTTGATAATTGGGCACAATGTGATAGTTGTAAGACATGGCGACTACTTCCCCTTGGCCTGAATACTGAGAAGCTGCCTGATAAGTGGCTGTGTAGCATGCAAACGTGGCT GCCTAGAATGAACCACTGTGGTGTCAGCGAGGAAGAGACAACAAAGGCTATCCTACACTTTCATGCTGGTGAGGCTCATGGTCCTGAAACTGGTGTCAAACTCCTCTCTGGTTCTAGTAATGCTGATAAAAGCTACCAACCATTAACTTCTGGTTCATTGCCAAATCCAGTTGAAAAGAAGTTTAACATGAAAGACTTTTCTTCAGGACTTCCAAGAAATATCTTGGTTGATGCTGCAACGCCTATGAAAAGTAGCGCACAtgttcttaaaataaaaaacttgaaGCTGTCAGGAGAAACGCCTAATGCTACTCAGATATCCACTGACTTTGGTGTGTCGCACGATTTTGTTCAGGATAAGGTTGACCAGAAAGCAAAGTGGCGATCAGCAG GTACTGATTGTCAGATAAAGactaagaagaaaaaggagggTGACAAACAAGAAAGTGATGGTTCCAAGCATATCACGACTGGTGTTGGAAACAAACTCGCCAGAGATATGAAAGTAGAAGAAATACATTGGAATCAAGATCCGGAATGGACTCCAgcagagagaaaaacaaagcgTCCTGACAATGATTTTCACACTTTGGATGTAGAGCGAGACACAAAGAAAAGATTACTCGCATCTAAAAGCAAACCTGATCACAAACGTCAACTACCAACTGCTAGTGGTTCCTTGTGTACAAAAGCTCATGGCAGAATCAATACTCCAGTGAGGAAAGTAAGGTTGGTGGGTTCCAAGCAGGGTAGCGATGGCaacaatttaaaattgtttgcaGATAGTGATGAAAAAGAGCCATCAATGGTCAAGGCGACAATAAATAGGATTTCAGTCCAGGAATCTAAAGCATGCCAAAGAAATGAATTGTTTCAGGCTGATGGCTCTCAAGAACACCGGAATGCTGATGCCTCATGTAAATATTTCTCTGGTGGAAGTGGGCAGATTTCTGGGGTAGAAACATCAAGCTCTTCGAAGGTTGTAGGATCACATAAAAGTGGAAGAATGTATGTGGAAGAAGTAAAAGCATCTCCTCTGGgatcagtttcttcttcccCAGAAAGGTCATCATGCCCGACGAATCGTGCATCAGCTGCAGAGAGCTTACCtcggaaaaaacaaaacatgaaatatGGTGATGCTGGGAGTAGATTTTTTCATGATAGAAAACCCCTATCCCAAGAAGCTAATTGTGAAATTTTGTCGACAACTCATCCTAAAAACAGGAAACAGCCAAAACCAGAAGTATGTAAACGAAACCCAAAGTTTGGTGATTTACCGTGCACAAGTATGAAATCGGTCCTTAAAAATAGAGCTGGGATAAACAAAATCGGTGACATTGCTCATGAGACTATGGATAATAGATCCTGCCATGCTGCGAATGATATACTTCAAGAGGCTGAAAAGCTGAAAAAGCTTGCTAACTGTTTGGAG AGCTCTGGATTTGAATATGAATACAAGGAGACTAAATTTAAAGCGTCCCTGAAATTTCTCTTTGGAGCTTCACTTTTGGAAATGTGCAGTACTGATAATGTGGAAGGGGTGACGATGAGCCATGTTGAAGCTTACCATACTGCTGCAAAACTTTCAGA AAGCTGTGCCCATCAATATGAAACGAGACAAGAAATGGCTGCAGCTGTTTTGGCCTATAAATGCTCAGAAGTGGCTTGCATGAGGCTAGTGTACGGCAGAAGTTTAGGTCTGAGTGGAGAATGGAATGAATTGCAAAAGATGGTACAGATGACTCCTCAAG GTGAATCACCGTCGTCATCTGCATCTGATGTTGATAGTTTTAATCATCAAGGGGTGATTGACAAGTCTGCTAAAACTAAAAGAGGTCTCTCCCATGTTGCTGGAAACCTTCTCACTGTTGCTAGAAGCCAGCTAAATTTTCTTCCGTTATTGGACTTT ACAGAGAGCATGAATCTGGCAATGGAAGCCTCAGCAAAAACTCAAAATGCTTTTAAAGCAGTCACTGTCACTTTAGAAGAAACAAAGCATGGAGATTGTATCGCTGCTATCAAGAAAGTTGTCGATTTCAGTTTCCATGATGTGGAAGCGCTTATAAAGATGATTGAGGTTGCACTGGATGCTCTAAATTCATCAAGATTCGGTGGCCCAAAGTGTTGA
- the LOC104732073 gene encoding uncharacterized protein LOC104732073 isoform X3 produces the protein MGEDYELEEGEMNCSSESEAVVDLDVDLSYIDKKLQNVLGHFQKDFEVGALNLSGPNICDYGSFLPTYKRSLAVPSCQRNSPENHAVQRFSDNFNGKKFTSLPPTSCKLVSNQDPQNYQTSGSLMAQAPGKKGNAGILGNGLPDHKPVKIRIKMGSEILSQKVIVSKDLRLNGSPNSPPRNSHDDSSRLLPHTSMEKTSESPSRILQEMTAIPFPEDLLMSPLPDSLLLVKEKGKQYTLSDNQPVLKTGKEPSIQTKNKFSDVLLCEETPSGRRRKADCVTATTWNETSSTGEMKKQKVFSTGQLAWEKSTSGLGAASSNIDGPTIKSNLQEDIKKDGESDPKLAFARSNKVKVVGVHAVKEKKTCLTKLRQKNTKNSSGDKFISKMPFKDAAYIGHNSMDVGFDFAVAPASTSLHLDNWAQCDSCKTWRLLPLGLNTEKLPDKWLCSMQTWLPRMNHCGVSEEETTKAILHFHAGLPRNILVDAATPMKSSAHVLKIKNLKLSGETPNATQISTDFGVSHDFVQDKVDQKAKWRSAGTDCQIKTKKKKEGDKQESDGSKHITTGVGNKLARDMKVEEIHWNQDPEWTPAERKTKRPDNDFHTLDVERDTKKRLLASKSKPDHKRQLPTASGSLCTKAHGRINTPVRKVRLVGSKQGSDGNNLKLFADSDEKEPSMVKATINRISVQESKACQRNELFQADGSQEHRNADASCKYFSGGSGQISGVETSSSSKVVGSHKSGRMYVEEVKASPLGSVSSSPERSSCPTNRASAAESLPRKKQNMKYGDAGSRFFHDRKPLSQEANCEILSTTHPKNRKQPKPEVCKRNPKFGDLPCTSMKSVLKNRAGINKIGDIAHETMDNRSCHAANDILQEAEKLKKLANCLESSGFEYEYKETKFKASLKFLFGASLLEMCSTDNVEGVTMSHVEAYHTAAKLSESCAHQYETRQEMAAAVLAYKCSEVACMRLVYGRSLGLSGEWNELQKMVQMTPQGESPSSSASDVDSFNHQGVIDKSAKTKRGLSHVAGNLLTVARSQLNFLPLLDFTESMNLAMEASAKTQNAFKAVTVTLEETKHGDCIAAIKKVVDFSFHDVEALIKMIEVALDALNSSRFGGPKC, from the exons ATGGGAGAGGATTATGAACTTGAAGAAGGAGAGATGAATTGTTCTTCTGAATCAGAAGCCGTTGTTGATCTTGACGTTGATCTCTCCTACATT GACAAGAAGCTACAGAATGTACTTGGCCACTTCcaaaaagattttgaagttGGAGCCCTTAACCTGTCTG GTCCAAATATCTGTGACTATGGATCATTTTTGCCCACTTACAAACGTTCGCTTGCTGTACCATCATGTCAAAGGAATTCCCCAGAGAATCATGCCGTCCAAAGATTTTCTGATAATTTTAACGGAAAG AAGTTTACGTCACTGCCTCCTACATCTTGTAAACTAGTAAGTAATCAGGATCCTCAGAACTATCAAACTTCAGGATCTCTTATGGCCCAAGCTCCTGGTAAAAAAGGAAATGCAGGAATACTGGGCAATGGTTTGCCTGATCATAAGCCAGTTAAGATTCGGATCAAAATGGGCTCTGAAATCTTGTCCCAAAAGGTTATAGTTTCCAAGGATCTTCGTCTCAATGGTTCTCCAAATTCACCACCACGAAACAGCCATGATGATAGTAGCAGACTGCTACCACATACATCTATGGAGAAGACAAGTGAATCTCCTTCCCGCATTCTACAG GAAATGACTGCCATTCCTTTCCCAGAGGATCTACTGATGTCGCCTCTTCCTGATAGTCTGCTTCTTGTGAAAGAGAAGGGGAAGCAATATACTTTATCAGACAACCAACCTGTGCTTAAGACAGGAAAGGAACCTTCTATTCAGACAAAGAACAAGTTTTCGGATGTTTTACTTTGTGAGGAAACTCCAAGTGGAAGGAGAAGGAAAGCTGACTGCGTTACTGCTACCACTTGGAATGAGACTTCATCAACTGGTGAGATGAAAAAGCAAAAAGTTTTTTCCACTGGTCAGCTGGCCTGGGAGAAGTCAACTTCTGGTTTAGGTGCGGCAAGTTCTAATATTGATGGGCCTACAATAAAAAGTAACTTGCAGGAAGATATTAAAAAAGATGGTGAAAGTGATCCCAAACTTGCATTTGCTAGATCAAACAAAGTAAAGGTTGTTGGGGTGCATGCtgtgaaggagaaaaagacaTGTTTGACAAAGTTGCGAcagaaaaatactaaaaatagttCTGGtgataaatttatatcaaaGATGCCTTTCAAAGATGCTGCATATATAGGTCACAATAGTATGGACGTTGGGTTTGATTTCGCGGTTGCACCTGCTTCCACTAGTCTTCACCTTGATAATTGGGCACAATGTGATAGTTGTAAGACATGGCGACTACTTCCCCTTGGCCTGAATACTGAGAAGCTGCCTGATAAGTGGCTGTGTAGCATGCAAACGTGGCT GCCTAGAATGAACCACTGTGGTGTCAGCGAGGAAGAGACAACAAAGGCTATCCTACACTTTCATGCTG GACTTCCAAGAAATATCTTGGTTGATGCTGCAACGCCTATGAAAAGTAGCGCACAtgttcttaaaataaaaaacttgaaGCTGTCAGGAGAAACGCCTAATGCTACTCAGATATCCACTGACTTTGGTGTGTCGCACGATTTTGTTCAGGATAAGGTTGACCAGAAAGCAAAGTGGCGATCAGCAG GTACTGATTGTCAGATAAAGactaagaagaaaaaggagggTGACAAACAAGAAAGTGATGGTTCCAAGCATATCACGACTGGTGTTGGAAACAAACTCGCCAGAGATATGAAAGTAGAAGAAATACATTGGAATCAAGATCCGGAATGGACTCCAgcagagagaaaaacaaagcgTCCTGACAATGATTTTCACACTTTGGATGTAGAGCGAGACACAAAGAAAAGATTACTCGCATCTAAAAGCAAACCTGATCACAAACGTCAACTACCAACTGCTAGTGGTTCCTTGTGTACAAAAGCTCATGGCAGAATCAATACTCCAGTGAGGAAAGTAAGGTTGGTGGGTTCCAAGCAGGGTAGCGATGGCaacaatttaaaattgtttgcaGATAGTGATGAAAAAGAGCCATCAATGGTCAAGGCGACAATAAATAGGATTTCAGTCCAGGAATCTAAAGCATGCCAAAGAAATGAATTGTTTCAGGCTGATGGCTCTCAAGAACACCGGAATGCTGATGCCTCATGTAAATATTTCTCTGGTGGAAGTGGGCAGATTTCTGGGGTAGAAACATCAAGCTCTTCGAAGGTTGTAGGATCACATAAAAGTGGAAGAATGTATGTGGAAGAAGTAAAAGCATCTCCTCTGGgatcagtttcttcttcccCAGAAAGGTCATCATGCCCGACGAATCGTGCATCAGCTGCAGAGAGCTTACCtcggaaaaaacaaaacatgaaatatGGTGATGCTGGGAGTAGATTTTTTCATGATAGAAAACCCCTATCCCAAGAAGCTAATTGTGAAATTTTGTCGACAACTCATCCTAAAAACAGGAAACAGCCAAAACCAGAAGTATGTAAACGAAACCCAAAGTTTGGTGATTTACCGTGCACAAGTATGAAATCGGTCCTTAAAAATAGAGCTGGGATAAACAAAATCGGTGACATTGCTCATGAGACTATGGATAATAGATCCTGCCATGCTGCGAATGATATACTTCAAGAGGCTGAAAAGCTGAAAAAGCTTGCTAACTGTTTGGAG AGCTCTGGATTTGAATATGAATACAAGGAGACTAAATTTAAAGCGTCCCTGAAATTTCTCTTTGGAGCTTCACTTTTGGAAATGTGCAGTACTGATAATGTGGAAGGGGTGACGATGAGCCATGTTGAAGCTTACCATACTGCTGCAAAACTTTCAGA AAGCTGTGCCCATCAATATGAAACGAGACAAGAAATGGCTGCAGCTGTTTTGGCCTATAAATGCTCAGAAGTGGCTTGCATGAGGCTAGTGTACGGCAGAAGTTTAGGTCTGAGTGGAGAATGGAATGAATTGCAAAAGATGGTACAGATGACTCCTCAAG GTGAATCACCGTCGTCATCTGCATCTGATGTTGATAGTTTTAATCATCAAGGGGTGATTGACAAGTCTGCTAAAACTAAAAGAGGTCTCTCCCATGTTGCTGGAAACCTTCTCACTGTTGCTAGAAGCCAGCTAAATTTTCTTCCGTTATTGGACTTT ACAGAGAGCATGAATCTGGCAATGGAAGCCTCAGCAAAAACTCAAAATGCTTTTAAAGCAGTCACTGTCACTTTAGAAGAAACAAAGCATGGAGATTGTATCGCTGCTATCAAGAAAGTTGTCGATTTCAGTTTCCATGATGTGGAAGCGCTTATAAAGATGATTGAGGTTGCACTGGATGCTCTAAATTCATCAAGATTCGGTGGCCCAAAGTGTTGA
- the LOC104732073 gene encoding uncharacterized protein LOC104732073 isoform X2 yields the protein MGEDYELEEGEMNCSSESEAVVDLDVDLSYIDKKLQNVLGHFQKDFEVGALNLSGPNICDYGSFLPTYKRSLAVPSCQRNSPENHAVQRFSDNFNGKFTSLPPTSCKLVSNQDPQNYQTSGSLMAQAPGKKGNAGILGNGLPDHKPVKIRIKMGSEILSQKVIVSKDLRLNGSPNSPPRNSHDDSSRLLPHTSMEKTSESPSRILQEMTAIPFPEDLLMSPLPDSLLLVKEKGKQYTLSDNQPVLKTGKEPSIQTKNKFSDVLLCEETPSGRRRKADCVTATTWNETSSTGEMKKQKVFSTGQLAWEKSTSGLGAASSNIDGPTIKSNLQEDIKKDGESDPKLAFARSNKVKVVGVHAVKEKKTCLTKLRQKNTKNSSGDKFISKMPFKDAAYIGHNSMDVGFDFAVAPASTSLHLDNWAQCDSCKTWRLLPLGLNTEKLPDKWLCSMQTWLPRMNHCGVSEEETTKAILHFHAGEAHGPETGVKLLSGSSNADKSYQPLTSGSLPNPVEKKFNMKDFSSGLPRNILVDAATPMKSSAHVLKIKNLKLSGETPNATQISTDFGVSHDFVQDKVDQKAKWRSAGTDCQIKTKKKKEGDKQESDGSKHITTGVGNKLARDMKVEEIHWNQDPEWTPAERKTKRPDNDFHTLDVERDTKKRLLASKSKPDHKRQLPTASGSLCTKAHGRINTPVRKVRLVGSKQGSDGNNLKLFADSDEKEPSMVKATINRISVQESKACQRNELFQADGSQEHRNADASCKYFSGGSGQISGVETSSSSKVVGSHKSGRMYVEEVKASPLGSVSSSPERSSCPTNRASAAESLPRKKQNMKYGDAGSRFFHDRKPLSQEANCEILSTTHPKNRKQPKPEVCKRNPKFGDLPCTSMKSVLKNRAGINKIGDIAHETMDNRSCHAANDILQEAEKLKKLANCLESSGFEYEYKETKFKASLKFLFGASLLEMCSTDNVEGVTMSHVEAYHTAAKLSESCAHQYETRQEMAAAVLAYKCSEVACMRLVYGRSLGLSGEWNELQKMVQMTPQGESPSSSASDVDSFNHQGVIDKSAKTKRGLSHVAGNLLTVARSQLNFLPLLDFTESMNLAMEASAKTQNAFKAVTVTLEETKHGDCIAAIKKVVDFSFHDVEALIKMIEVALDALNSSRFGGPKC from the exons ATGGGAGAGGATTATGAACTTGAAGAAGGAGAGATGAATTGTTCTTCTGAATCAGAAGCCGTTGTTGATCTTGACGTTGATCTCTCCTACATT GACAAGAAGCTACAGAATGTACTTGGCCACTTCcaaaaagattttgaagttGGAGCCCTTAACCTGTCTG GTCCAAATATCTGTGACTATGGATCATTTTTGCCCACTTACAAACGTTCGCTTGCTGTACCATCATGTCAAAGGAATTCCCCAGAGAATCATGCCGTCCAAAGATTTTCTGATAATTTTAACGGAAAG TTTACGTCACTGCCTCCTACATCTTGTAAACTAGTAAGTAATCAGGATCCTCAGAACTATCAAACTTCAGGATCTCTTATGGCCCAAGCTCCTGGTAAAAAAGGAAATGCAGGAATACTGGGCAATGGTTTGCCTGATCATAAGCCAGTTAAGATTCGGATCAAAATGGGCTCTGAAATCTTGTCCCAAAAGGTTATAGTTTCCAAGGATCTTCGTCTCAATGGTTCTCCAAATTCACCACCACGAAACAGCCATGATGATAGTAGCAGACTGCTACCACATACATCTATGGAGAAGACAAGTGAATCTCCTTCCCGCATTCTACAG GAAATGACTGCCATTCCTTTCCCAGAGGATCTACTGATGTCGCCTCTTCCTGATAGTCTGCTTCTTGTGAAAGAGAAGGGGAAGCAATATACTTTATCAGACAACCAACCTGTGCTTAAGACAGGAAAGGAACCTTCTATTCAGACAAAGAACAAGTTTTCGGATGTTTTACTTTGTGAGGAAACTCCAAGTGGAAGGAGAAGGAAAGCTGACTGCGTTACTGCTACCACTTGGAATGAGACTTCATCAACTGGTGAGATGAAAAAGCAAAAAGTTTTTTCCACTGGTCAGCTGGCCTGGGAGAAGTCAACTTCTGGTTTAGGTGCGGCAAGTTCTAATATTGATGGGCCTACAATAAAAAGTAACTTGCAGGAAGATATTAAAAAAGATGGTGAAAGTGATCCCAAACTTGCATTTGCTAGATCAAACAAAGTAAAGGTTGTTGGGGTGCATGCtgtgaaggagaaaaagacaTGTTTGACAAAGTTGCGAcagaaaaatactaaaaatagttCTGGtgataaatttatatcaaaGATGCCTTTCAAAGATGCTGCATATATAGGTCACAATAGTATGGACGTTGGGTTTGATTTCGCGGTTGCACCTGCTTCCACTAGTCTTCACCTTGATAATTGGGCACAATGTGATAGTTGTAAGACATGGCGACTACTTCCCCTTGGCCTGAATACTGAGAAGCTGCCTGATAAGTGGCTGTGTAGCATGCAAACGTGGCT GCCTAGAATGAACCACTGTGGTGTCAGCGAGGAAGAGACAACAAAGGCTATCCTACACTTTCATGCTGGTGAGGCTCATGGTCCTGAAACTGGTGTCAAACTCCTCTCTGGTTCTAGTAATGCTGATAAAAGCTACCAACCATTAACTTCTGGTTCATTGCCAAATCCAGTTGAAAAGAAGTTTAACATGAAAGACTTTTCTTCAGGACTTCCAAGAAATATCTTGGTTGATGCTGCAACGCCTATGAAAAGTAGCGCACAtgttcttaaaataaaaaacttgaaGCTGTCAGGAGAAACGCCTAATGCTACTCAGATATCCACTGACTTTGGTGTGTCGCACGATTTTGTTCAGGATAAGGTTGACCAGAAAGCAAAGTGGCGATCAGCAG GTACTGATTGTCAGATAAAGactaagaagaaaaaggagggTGACAAACAAGAAAGTGATGGTTCCAAGCATATCACGACTGGTGTTGGAAACAAACTCGCCAGAGATATGAAAGTAGAAGAAATACATTGGAATCAAGATCCGGAATGGACTCCAgcagagagaaaaacaaagcgTCCTGACAATGATTTTCACACTTTGGATGTAGAGCGAGACACAAAGAAAAGATTACTCGCATCTAAAAGCAAACCTGATCACAAACGTCAACTACCAACTGCTAGTGGTTCCTTGTGTACAAAAGCTCATGGCAGAATCAATACTCCAGTGAGGAAAGTAAGGTTGGTGGGTTCCAAGCAGGGTAGCGATGGCaacaatttaaaattgtttgcaGATAGTGATGAAAAAGAGCCATCAATGGTCAAGGCGACAATAAATAGGATTTCAGTCCAGGAATCTAAAGCATGCCAAAGAAATGAATTGTTTCAGGCTGATGGCTCTCAAGAACACCGGAATGCTGATGCCTCATGTAAATATTTCTCTGGTGGAAGTGGGCAGATTTCTGGGGTAGAAACATCAAGCTCTTCGAAGGTTGTAGGATCACATAAAAGTGGAAGAATGTATGTGGAAGAAGTAAAAGCATCTCCTCTGGgatcagtttcttcttcccCAGAAAGGTCATCATGCCCGACGAATCGTGCATCAGCTGCAGAGAGCTTACCtcggaaaaaacaaaacatgaaatatGGTGATGCTGGGAGTAGATTTTTTCATGATAGAAAACCCCTATCCCAAGAAGCTAATTGTGAAATTTTGTCGACAACTCATCCTAAAAACAGGAAACAGCCAAAACCAGAAGTATGTAAACGAAACCCAAAGTTTGGTGATTTACCGTGCACAAGTATGAAATCGGTCCTTAAAAATAGAGCTGGGATAAACAAAATCGGTGACATTGCTCATGAGACTATGGATAATAGATCCTGCCATGCTGCGAATGATATACTTCAAGAGGCTGAAAAGCTGAAAAAGCTTGCTAACTGTTTGGAG AGCTCTGGATTTGAATATGAATACAAGGAGACTAAATTTAAAGCGTCCCTGAAATTTCTCTTTGGAGCTTCACTTTTGGAAATGTGCAGTACTGATAATGTGGAAGGGGTGACGATGAGCCATGTTGAAGCTTACCATACTGCTGCAAAACTTTCAGA AAGCTGTGCCCATCAATATGAAACGAGACAAGAAATGGCTGCAGCTGTTTTGGCCTATAAATGCTCAGAAGTGGCTTGCATGAGGCTAGTGTACGGCAGAAGTTTAGGTCTGAGTGGAGAATGGAATGAATTGCAAAAGATGGTACAGATGACTCCTCAAG GTGAATCACCGTCGTCATCTGCATCTGATGTTGATAGTTTTAATCATCAAGGGGTGATTGACAAGTCTGCTAAAACTAAAAGAGGTCTCTCCCATGTTGCTGGAAACCTTCTCACTGTTGCTAGAAGCCAGCTAAATTTTCTTCCGTTATTGGACTTT ACAGAGAGCATGAATCTGGCAATGGAAGCCTCAGCAAAAACTCAAAATGCTTTTAAAGCAGTCACTGTCACTTTAGAAGAAACAAAGCATGGAGATTGTATCGCTGCTATCAAGAAAGTTGTCGATTTCAGTTTCCATGATGTGGAAGCGCTTATAAAGATGATTGAGGTTGCACTGGATGCTCTAAATTCATCAAGATTCGGTGGCCCAAAGTGTTGA